A section of the Salminus brasiliensis chromosome 10, fSalBra1.hap2, whole genome shotgun sequence genome encodes:
- the fbxo30a gene encoding F-box only protein 30a has protein sequence MEGLHIHCQNCVSRRCMVRQETGISCDLVGCPLVCGAVFHSCKVDEHRLLCPYERVPCINSGFGCPFTIARIKMAQHLGICPASVVCCTMEWNRWPVSYADRKSYENLSKEVYDVEQLDMALALQDQRMLLESLKVTTTVTKTVDEKNEENEKMNSTIQDAGMTNGLIEMDGESYNELYKASVETSRNLAAALDILSSANKGIDLIMENLSGVKEDRNGACHSNLKEDHCLVECKTVEMKESDTDSMCELGAVGGVDCACPAACEGEWMEQNEFNVCSDDEEEEMCGGREINGLPLCNGFNALENGLEHVDPEMHVERRRINGSSDISPAVPHHSMPIVAEEPERAHPPQLPLPLQIPLPDLVQNNVLQQLPVEIEDRWLERKLQNLQVLRGMSVFTFNGRRTLLSNPYLLRAKMEDKAVDTSDLEVADDPIGLHGIDLITAALLFCLGDSPGGRGISDSRFVDGYRIDFGTQTFSFPSAILATSTMVGDIASASACDHASPQLSNPSPFHTLRLDLVLECVARYQTKQRSMFTFVCGQLFRRDEFSSHFKNVHGDIHAGLNGWMEQRCPLAFYGCTYSQRRFCPSVQGSRIIHDRFLGSFGVQSGLAARPGEPLSRSTCQYGSHCDHLSSLPFELLQHVASFLDGFSLCQLSRVSRAMRDVCASLLQSRGMVVLLWAKTRCADGSSSWQIQDKVWRFSTAFGTVNEWKFANISSMADHLKTCKFNTVARREEAIPLPCMCYTRELTKEGRSLRSVLKPVL, from the exons ATGGAGGGGCTACATATCCATTGCCAGAACTGTGTGAGCAGAAGATGCATGGTAAGGCAAGAGACGGGCATTTCCTGTGACCTTGTGGGCTGTCCACTTGTGTGTGGGGCAGTTTTCCACTCGTGTAAAGTGGATGAACACCGTTTACTGTGCCCATATGAAAGAGTGCCTTGCATAAACAGTGGTTTTGGATGCCCCTTTACGATTGCCAGAATAAAAATGGCACAACACTTGGGAATATGCCCTGCCAGTGTTGTATGCTGCACCATGGAATGGAACCGATGGCCTGTGAGCTACGCTGATCGCAAGTCTTATGAGAACTTAAGTAAAGAAGTCTATGATGTGGAACAACTAGATATGGCTTTGGCCCTACAGGATCAGCGTATGCTACTTGAGTCTCTCAAAGTAACAaccactgtaacaaaaacagtaGATGAGAAGAATGAGGAAAATGAAAAGATGAACTCTACCATTCAGGATGCAGGAATGACTAATGGGCTCATTGAAATGGATGGGGAGTCGTACAATGAACTTTATAAGGCTTCAGTAGAGACGAGCAGAAACTTGGCAGCTGCCTTGGACATTCTCAGCAGTGCAAACAAGGGTATTGACTTGATCATGGAAAACCTCAGTGGTGTTAAAGAAGACCGAAATGGAGCTTGTCACAGTAATCTAAAAGAGGATCACTGTTTAGTGGAATGTAAGACTGTGGAAATGAAGGAAAGCGACACAGACTCAATGTGTGAGCTGGGAGCTGTAGGTGGAGTAGATTGTGCTTGTCCTGCAGCCTGTGAAGGAGAGTGGATGGAGCAAAATGAGTTTAATGTGTGTTCTGATGATGAGGAAGAGgaaatgtgtggaggaagagaAATCAATGGTCTTCCCCTGTGTAATGGATTTAATGCTCTAGAAAATGGTCTTGAGCATGTTGATCCTGAAATGCATGTGGAAAGAAGAAGAATCAATGGTTCCTCCGACATTAGTCCGGCGGTGCCTCATCATTCCATGCCCATTGTAGCAGAAGAGCCTGAAAGGGCTCATCCACCACAGTTACCACTACCTCTCCAAATACCTCTACCAGATTTGGTACAGAACAATGTTTTGCAGCAACTGCCAGTTGAAATTGAGGACCGGTGGCTGGAGCGCAAGTTGCAAAATCTCCAAGTGCTCAGAggtatgagtgtgtttacattcaATGGACGGAGGACTCTTCTGTCCAATCCTTATTTGCTTCGGGCTAAGATGGAAGATAAGGCAGTGGACACATCTGACCTAGAGGTTGCAGATGATCCAATAGGTCTTCATGGCATTGACCTCATTACTGCTGCTTTACTCTTCTGCCTTGGAGACTCACCAGGAGGCAGGGGCATTTCAGACAGCCGCTTTGTAGATGGTTATCGAATTGACTTTGGCACACAGACCTTTTCCTTTCCCTCTGCTATACTGGCCACCAGCACCATGGTGGGTGATATCGCTTCGGCCTCTGCTTGCGACCATGCCAGTCCACAGCTGTCCAACCCCAGCCCCTTCCACACCCTCCGACTGGACCTGGTTTTGGAGTGTGTGGCTCGGTACCAAACCAAGCAGCGCTCCATGTTCACTTTTGTGTGTGGGCAGCTGTTTCGCAGGGACGAGTTCTCCTCCCATTTTAAGAACGTACATGGAGACATCCATGCTGGCCTTAATGGCTGGATGGAGCAGAGGTGCCCTTTAGCATTCTATGGCTGTACCTATTCCCAAAGAAGGTTCTGTCCTTCTGTGCAGGGCTCTAGAATCATCCACGACCGATTCTTGGGCTCATTTGGTGTGCAGTCTGGCTTAGCCGCACGTCCAGGTGAACCCCTCTCTCGAAGCACCTGCCAATATGGCTCTCACTGTGACCACCTCAGCAGCTTACCCTTTGAGCTACTGCAGCATGTTGCAAGCTTTCTGGACGGCTTCAGTCTCTGCCAGCTGTCTCGAGTGTCTCGTGCAATGAGAGATGTTTGTGCTAGTCTGCTACAGTCACGTGGTATGGTGGTTTTGCTCTGGGCGAAAACAAGATGTGCCGATGGATCCTCCTCTTGGCAAATTCAAGACAAG GTCTGGAGATTCAGCACAGCCTTTGGAACAGTGAACGAATGGAAATTTGCCAACATTTCCAGCATGGCTGACCACCTAAAGACGTGCAAGTTTAACACAGTGGCTCGCAGAGAAGAGGCCATTCCTTTGCCTTGCATGTGTTACACAAGAGAGCTCACTAAAGAAGGACGGTCACTGCGCTCGGTGCTCAAACCAGTGTTGTAG